The following proteins are encoded in a genomic region of Populus trichocarpa isolate Nisqually-1 chromosome 13, P.trichocarpa_v4.1, whole genome shotgun sequence:
- the LOC7464730 gene encoding peroxidase 4 translates to MARPSSFSSYMAIFTLAFLVIFTSHSSAQLSTNFYSKSCPKVFGAVKSVVQSAVSKERRMGASLVRLFFHDCFVRGCDGSILLEDTSSFTGEQTAGPNNNSVRGFNVVAKIKSQVEKVCPGIVSCADIVAIAARDSTVILGGPFWNVKLGRRDSKTASLSAANSGVIPPPTSTLSNLINRFNSKGLSVKDMVALSGSHTIGQARCTSFRARIYNETNIDSSFATTRQKNCPFPGPKGDNKLAPLDVQTPTSFDNKYYKNLISQKGLLHSDQVLFNGGSTDSLVRTYSSNPKTFSSDFVTAMIKMGDIDPLTGSQGEIRKICSKRN, encoded by the exons ATGGCTAGACCTagctccttttcttcttatatGGCCATCTTTACATTAGCTTTCCTTGTGATCTTCACAAGTCACTCCTCAGCTCAACTCTCAACAAATTTTTACTCCAAGAGTTGTCCAAAAGTCTTTGGTGCAGTGAAATCTGTTGTTCAATCTGCAGTGTCGAAAGAGCGCCGGATGGGTGCTTCTCTTGTTCGCTTGTTCTTTCATGATTGTTTTGTCAGA GGTTGTGATGGGTCAATACTTCTGGAGGATACTTCCTCTTTCACCGGAGAACAAACTGCTGGTCCAAATAATAATTCTGTGAGGGGATTTAATGTTGTTGCCAAGATTAAGTCTCAGGTGGAGAAAGTCTGCCCAGGCATAGTTTCATGTGCTGATATCGTAGCCATTGCTGCTCGTGACTCTACTGTGATT CTTGGAGGTCCATTTTGGAATGTAAAACTTGGAAGAAGGGATTCAAAGACAGCTAGCCTTTCTGCTGCCAACAGTGGGGTCATCCCTCCTCCAACTTCTACGCTTAGCAACCTCATCAATCGGTTTAATAGTAAAGGCCTCTCAGTCAAGGACATGGTTGCCTTATCCG GATCCCACACAATCGGGCAAGCAAGGTGTACAAGCTTTAGAGCTCGCATATACAATGAGACCAACATAGATAGTTCATTTGCTACCACTAGGCAAAAGAACTGTCCATTTCCTGGACCGAAAGGAGATAACAAGTTAGCACCTTTGGATGTCCAAACTCCTACATCATTTGACAACAAATATTACAAGAATCTCATCAGCCAAAAGGGTCTCCTTCACTCTGATCAAGTTCTGTTTAATGGTGGATCAACAGATTCTTTGGTTAGAACTTACAGCAGCAATCCTAAAACCTTCAGTTCTGACTTCGTCACAGCCATGATTAAGATGGGAGATATTGATCCCCTTACTGGATCCCAGGGTGAAATTAGGAAGATATGTAGCAAGCGAAATTAA
- the LOC127904211 gene encoding biogenesis of lysosome-related organelles complex 1 subunit 1 yields MNSPQRPSARTRRPHLPECEKPPQSNPTGNDLESSLLQIFTDHNHTSLRLRETTVIETEKAKKEAARVADLLVDKVNGGVQESFVNEKRIEMEIRSLAASIVRFMKQSDQWLTATHSINTAIKEIGDFENWMKTMEYDCKSITTAIHNIHKE; encoded by the exons ATGAACTCACCGCAGCGTCCATCAGCGCGTACGCGCAGGCCGCACTTACCGGAGTGTGAAAAGCCACCGCAATCGAACCCAACCGGCAACGACCTAGAGTCATCTCTCCTCCAAATCTTCACCGATCACAACCACACCTCCCTTCGTCTCCGGGAAACCACGG tgATTGAGACAGAGAAAGCGAAGAAAGAAGCGGCGAGAGTGGCGGATTTGTTGGTGGATAAAGTGAATGGAGGAGTGCAAGAATCGTTTGTTAATGAGAAGAGAATTGAGATGGAGATTAGAAGTTTAGCAGCAAGTATTGTAAGGTTTATGAAGCAGAGTGATCAGTGGCTTACTGCTACTCATTCCATTAATACCGCTATTAAG GAGATTGGGGACTTTGAGAACTGGATGAAGACAATGGAGTATGACTGTAAAAGCATAACCACTGCGATACACAACATTCACAAAGAATGA
- the LOC7465174 gene encoding peroxidase P7 — protein MAAIQSFLYFATLVAILIPVSAQLTPDFYDKVCPQALPIIRKITKQAIRREPRMGASLLRMHFHDCFVNGCDGSVLLDDTANFTGEKTALPNLNSLRGFEVVDQIKSAINQACSANVVSCADILAVAARDSVNLLGGPAYKVLLGRRDSRTASKNDANTNLPPPFFNFSQLLSNFQSHGLNLTDLVVLSAGHTIGLARCTTFRDRIYNDTNINYKFAASLKYSCPRTGGDNNTKPFDSTTTRFDAQYFRDLLAKKGLLHSDQELFKGDGSGSDSLVKYYGYINPDRFLTDFSASMVKMGNMKPLTGTNGEIRMNCRKVNN, from the exons ATGGCTGCTATACAATCTTTCTTGTATTTTGCAACATTAGTGGCTATTTTGATCCCTGTAAGTGCACAGTTGACACCTGACTTCTACGACAAAGTGTGCCCTCAAGCCCTGCCAATCATTAGAAAAATTACTAAGCAGGCAATCCGGCGTGAGCCACGTATGGGAGCTTCGCTGCTTCGAATGCATTTTCATGACTGCTTTGTCAAT GGTTGTGATGGATCAGTGCTTCTAGATGACACAGCCAACTTCACTGGAGAGAAGACAGCCCTTCCCAATTTGAATTCACTCAGGGGCTTTGAAGTGGTTGACCAAATTAAATCAGCTATTAACCAAGCTTGCTCTGCCAATGTGGTGTCATGTGCTGACATTTTAGCTGTCGCAGCTCGCGACTCTGTGAACCTT CTGGGAGGTCCTGCGTACAAGGTGTTACTAGGCAGAAGAGATTCAAGAACTGCAAGCAAAAACGATGCAAACACCAATCTTCCTCCCCCGTTTTTTAACTTCTCACAACTTCTCTCTAACTTCCAATCTCATGGGCTAAACCTGACGGACCTAGTTGTCCTCTCAGCAGGCCACACCATTGGACTTGCTCGGTGCACCACTTTCCGCGACAGGATTTACAACGACACCAATATAAACTACAAATTTGCTGCTTCCTTGAAATATAGCTGCCCAAGAACTGGAGGGGACAATAACACGAAGCCTTTTGATTCAACCACAACAAGATTTGATGCACAATATTTCAGGGATTTGCTTGCCAAAAAAGGTCTCCTACATTCTGACCAAGAGCTGTTTAAGGGTGATGGTAGTGGTAGCGATTCGCTAGTGAAGTATTATGGTTACATTAATCCAGACAGATTTCTGACAGACTTCTCTGCTTCCATGGTCAAGATGGGAAATATGAAGCCCCTCACTGGAACTAATGGAGAGATCAGAATGAATTGCAGAAAAGTTAATAACTAG
- the LOC7465175 gene encoding transcription factor RF2b: METRDPLSKPPQNSDPPKPNNPNPNPTVSPSSSSSSSSSMFNNIRGGAHHRRAHSEMSFRLPEDMTMMMMDLHPSDQINGGNGIGIGNGNGNGGSSTGSLEEIGSEDDLFSTYIDVDKLTGGNNGNGTGVGNQNDNDNTINGEKGGVSDSGPGSGTSRPKHRHSYSVDGSVFGGGEVMEAKKAMPPNKLAELWSIDPKRAKRILANRQSAARSKERKARYILELERKVQTLQTEATTLSAQLSLFQRDTTGLSTENTELKLRLQAMEQQAQLRDALNEALKKEVGRLKIATGEMLSPSDSYNLGMHQMPFTPSNFFPLPSQPGPAGHPNMQLPSFTHSPSSMSTRHIHQVDSQSLSDYMQNDPIGRLQGLDISNKGSHIVKSEGPSLSASESSTTF; this comes from the exons ATGGAAACTCGAGATCCACTATCTAAACCACCACAAAATTCAGATCCACCAAAACCCAACAACCCCAACCCTAATCCCACTGtatcaccttcttcttcttcttcttcttcttcttcaatgttCAACAACATTCGAGGTGGAGCCCACCATCGGAGGGCACATTCAGAGATGAGTTTTAGATTACCAGAAGACatgacaatgatgatgatggatcTTCATCCCTCAGATCAAATCAATGGCGGTAATGGTATTGGTATTGGTAATGGTAATGGTAATGGTGGGTCTTCAACAGGAAGCTTAGAAGAGATCGGATCAGAGGATGATTTGTTCTCTACGTACATCGATGTTGATAAGCTAACTGGAGGCAATAATGGGAATGGAACTGGAGTGGGAAATCAGAATGACAATGATAATACCATAAATGGAGAGAAAGGTGGGGTTTCGGATTCGGGTCCCGGTTCAGGTACTTCTAGGCCTAAGCATAGGCATAGTTATTCGGTGGATGGGAGTGTCTTTGGTGGGGGAGAGGTGATGGAGGCTAAGAAAGCAATGCCGCCTAATAAGTTAGCCGAGCTTTGGTCTATTGATCCTAAAAGAGCTAAAAG GATACTTGCAAATAGGCAGTCTGCTGCTCGCTCTAAAGAGAGGAAGGCCCGATACATACTAGAACTTGAGCGCAAAGTTCAAACCCTCCAAACAGAAGCAACCACTCTTTCTGCACAACTATCTCTATTTCAG AGGGACACTACTGGTCTAAGTACAGAAAACACAGAGCTTAAGCTTCGGTTACAAGCTATGGAGCAACAGGCCCAATTGCGTGATG CTCTGAATGAAGCACTGAAGAAGGAAGTAGGGAGGCTCAAGATTGCCACTGGGGAAATGTTAAGCCCTTCCGATTCATACAACTTGGGAATGCACCAAATGCCCTTCACCCCGTCCAACTTTTTCCCACTTCCTTCGCAACCAGGACCTGCTGGTCACCCAAACATGCAATTACCTTCATTTACTCATTCTCCATCCAGTATGTCCACCCGCCATATACATCAGGTTGATTCTCAGAGTCTCTCAGACTATATGCAGAATGACCCTATCGGACGGTTGCAGGGGCTTGATATCAGTAACAAAGGATCACATATTGTAAAGTCAGAAGGTCCCTCGCTTTCTGCAAGTGAAAGTAGCACCACATTTTGA
- the LOC7464732 gene encoding RING-H2 finger protein ATL74, giving the protein MEISVVYHTHRLFLDTDSGMPPSNQGDGNSSDYILGTGTNFDGKVVMVLVALLFALVCAFGINSIARCATRNGYRIGFETPQQAASRLAAATNTELKKSALGQIPVVPYKSGLHIQVSTDCPICLGEFSEGEKVRVLPQCSHGFHVKCIDRWLLLHSSCPLCRQALVLP; this is encoded by the coding sequence ATGGAGATTTCAGTGGTATACCATACACACCGCCTATTCCTGGATACGGATTCAGGAATGCCACCTTCTAACCAAGGAGACGGGAATTCTAGCGATTACATCCTCGGAACTGGTACAAATTTTGATGGCAAAGTGGTGATGGTTTTGGTAGCTTTGCTATTTGCATTAGTATGTGCGTTTGGGATAAACTCCATAGCACGTTGTGCCACAAGAAATGGGTATAGAATTGGCTTTGAGACTCCACAACAGGCTGCTTCACGCCTAGCTGCAGCTACTAATACAGAACTGAAGAAGAGTGCGTTGGGGCAGATTCCGGTGGTGCCATATAAATCAGGACTACATATTCAGGTCAGTACTGATTGTCCGATTTGTCTTGGAGAATTTTCGGAAGGCGAAAAGGTAAGAGTTCTACCACAATGTAGCCATGGTTTCCATGTTAAGTGTATAGACAGATGGTTATTGTTGCACTCATCATGCCCCTTATGCCGACAAGCATTAGTACTGCCGTAG
- the LOC7465178 gene encoding uncharacterized protein LOC7465178 produces MGDLRTLAMARMELEELYLGIPDDSVNLTFEDLAIHVKQHISSTTSEKINTTTTSLESIQEVVQTPKQAAPLTKLPSLDFNKGLQASKNHHQSHHLDHVSEGHPFDKSHKHYLHDGTHRPYGSGGQYHDQSHHVHANIGPKSPSKSRFAMERSREYDDDDVSVMNMNSMYQERSGRPRRPGIPHSNICTVCSTYIYIFRHRCLVCGRVFCRNCVSAGMGEMTEGRKCIECLGRKFSQRYINRAGIVGCCSGYPSAVKQAELKWAEKGPRKAGERAFGHSTMTSRSRSPLTPRTPRTPNKAAGVSMSQDLPSFVTSAPYSPYSTPKHHHLPL; encoded by the exons ATGGGGGACTTGAGAACATTGGCAATGGCAAGAATGGAGCTTGAAGAATTGTATTTAGGAATCCCAGATGATTCAGTCAACCTCACTTTTGAGGACCTGGCAATACATGTAAAACAACACATAAGTAGCACTACATCAGAGAAGATCAACACCACTACCACCAGTTTGGAATCAATCCAAGAAGTCGTCCAAACCCCTAAACAAGCTGCTCCTCTAACCAAGTTGCCTAGCCTTGATTTCAACAAGGGTTTACAGGCTTCCAAAAACCATCACCAATCTCATCACCTTGATCATGTTTCTGAAGGGCACCCATTTGATAAATCTCATAAACATTACCTGCATGACGGGACTCATCGTCCATATGGCAGTGGAGGTCAATATCATGATCAAAGCCATCATGTTCATGCAAATATAGGTCCGAAAAGTCCATCAAAATCAAGGTTTGCAATGGAGAGAAGCAGggaatatgatgatgatgatgtgagtGTTATGAACATGAATTCTATGTACCAAGAAAGAAGTGGAAGACCTCGTCGCCCTGGAATCCCTCACTCCAATATTTGCACCGTTTGCTCTACTTACATCTATATTTTTCGACATCGTTGCTTG GTTTGTGGAAGAGTTTTTTGCAGGAATTGTGTGAGCGCAGGAATGGGAGAGATGACAGAAGGAAGAAAATGCATTGAGTGTTTAGGAAGAAAGTTCAGCCAAAG GTACATAAATAGAGCAGGAATAGTAGGGTGCTGTTCAGGGTATCCTAGTGCTGTTAAGCAGGCAGAGCTCAAGTGGGCTGAGAAGGGGCCAAGAAAGGCAGGAGAAAGAGCATTTGGTCATAGCACCATGACCTCAAGATCAAGAAGCCCTCTGACTCCAAGGACCCCAAGAACTCCAAATAAGGCAGCTGGTGTTAGCATGAGCCAAGATCTACCTTCTTTTGTTACTAGCGCACCTTATTCTCCTTACAGTACTCCTAAACATCACCACCTGCCCTTGTAG